A single Zonotrichia albicollis isolate bZonAlb1 chromosome 28, bZonAlb1.hap1, whole genome shotgun sequence DNA region contains:
- the KCNA3 gene encoding potassium voltage-gated channel subfamily A member 3 — protein sequence MDERRSLLYSPAASCAGRQPRGGSSSSHHNLGYTEQPPPAAPQPGPEQPEEEGEEGEEGSMTVVGGGGGGGGGGGDPLLEEPQHPPALLGGERYDQPPAAAVPAGQPAGAAEHECCERVVINISGLRFETQLKTLAQFPETLLGDPRKRMRYFDPLRNEYFFDRNRPSFDAILYYYQSGGRIRRPVNVPIDIFSEEIRFYQLGEEAMEKFREDEGFIREEQRPLPEKEFQRQVWLLFEYPESSGPARGIAIVSVLVILISIVIFCLETLPEFRDDHDYEGTGGTFGTGGGPLPPDVFTNSSSSPASMVSSFTDPFFVVETLCIIWFSFELLVRFFACPSKATFSKNIMNIIDIVAIIPYFITLGTELAERQGNGQQAMSLAILRVIRLVRVFRIFKLSRHSKGLQILGQTLKASMRELGLLIFFLFIGVILFSSAVYFAEADDPSSGFSSIPDAFWWAVVTMTTVGYGDMHPITIGGKIVGSLCAIAGVLTIALPVPVIVSNFNYFYHRETEGEEQAQYMHVGSCQHLSSSEEMKKARSNSTLSKSEYMVIEEGGINHSAFKQAAFKAGNCTTTNNPNCVNIKKIFTDV from the coding sequence ATGGACGAGCGCCGGAGCTTGCTCTACTCCCCGGCCGCCTCCTGCGCCGGCCGGCAGCCGCGGGgcggctccagcagcagccaccacaacCTGGGCTACACCGAGCAgccgccccccgccgccccccagCCGGGCCCCGAGCAGCCGGAGGAAGAGGGcgaggaaggggaggaaggcagCATGACCgtggtgggaggaggaggaggaggcggcggcggcggcggggaccCTTTGCTGGAGGAGCCCCAGCATCCCCCGGCGCTGCTCGGGGGGGAGCGCTACGATCAGCCCCCGGCGGCGGCCGTGCCCGCCGGGCAGCCCGCGGGCGCTGCGGAGCACGAGTGCTGCGAGCGCGTGGTGATCAACATCTCGGGGCTGCGCTTCGAGACCCAGCTCAAAACCCTGGCTCAGTTCCCCGAGACGCTGCTGGGGGACCCCCGCAAGAGGATGCGCTACTTCGACCCCCTCCGCAATGAGTATTTTTTCGACCGTAACCGTCCCAGCTTTGACGCCATCCTCTACTACTACCAGTCGGGCGGGCGCATCCGGCGTCCCGTCAATGTCCCCATCGACATCTTCTCCGAGGAGATCCGCTTCTACCAGCTCGGCgaggaggccatggagaagTTTCGGGAGGACGAGGGTTTCATTCGGGAGGAGCAGCGGCCGCTTCCCGAGAAGGAGTTTCAGCGCCAGGTGTGGCTCCTCTTCGAGTACCCCGAGAGCTCTGGGCCGGCCCGAGGCATTGCCATCGTCTCTGTCCTGGTCATCCTTATCTCTATTGTCATCTTCTGTCTGGAGACCCTGCCTGAATTCAGGGATGACCATGACTATGAGGGAACTGGGGGGACCTTCGGGACAGGTGGAGGCCCTCTCCCACCTGATGTCTTCACCAACTCCTCATCCTCGCCTGCTTCCATGGTGTCGTCCTTCACTGACCCTTTCTTTGTGGTAGAGACTTTGTGCATCATCTGGTTCTCCTTCGAGCTGCTGGTCCGTTTCTTTGCCTGCCCCAGCAAGGCCACCTTCTCCAAGAACATCATGAACATCATTGACATTGTGGCCATCATCCCCTACTTCATCACGCTGGGCACGGAGCTGGCCGAGCGGCAAGGCAATGGCCAGCAAGCCATGTCCCTGGCCATCCTCAGAGTCATCCGCCTCGTCAGGGTCTTCCGCATCTTCAAGCTCTCCCGGCACTCCAAGGGGCTGCAGATCCTGGGCCAGACCCTCAAGGCCAGcatgagggagctgggcttgctcatcttcttcctcttcatcgGCGTCATCCTCTTCTCCAGCGCCGTTTACTTCGCGGAAGCCGACGACCCCAGCTCGGGGTTCAGTAGCATCCCTGACGCCTTCTGGTGGGCCGTGGTCACCATGACCACCGTGGGCTACGGGGACATGCACCCCATCACCATTGGGGGCAAGATCGTGGGGTCTCTGTGCGCCATCGCAGGCGTGCTGACCatcgccctgcccgtgcccgtCATCGTCTCCAACTTCAATTATTTCTACCACCGGGAGACGGAGGGTGAGGAACAAGCCCAGTACATGCACGTCGGGAGCTGCCAGCACCTCTCGTCCAGCGAGGAGATGAAGAAGGCTCGCAGCAATTCCACCCTCAGCAAGTCCGAGTACATGGTGATTGAGGAAGGGGGGATCAACCACAGTGCATTCAAACAGGCTGCCTTTAAAGCAGGCAACTGCACAACCACAAACAATCCCAACTGTGTGAACATCAAAAAGATCTTTACGGATGTTTAA